CAGGCACCAAGGCTCTCTGGATCGGGCTGCCACGCATGGACGACATCGCCGAGTTCTTCAAAGTCTTTGCCAAGCTTGCTGAAGGACCCTAACATCTCACGTCACCGTGTCCAGCGAACACTTCTCGGGCAGGATCAGGTCGGCGAGAGGTGTCCGCCCCTACTTGGCTGGTGCCACCGCGGCGCTCAGCGCGGCTCACCCGCGTTTGGCGATTCGGCGTGGCCGGCCAACCGCCGGCGGCGGGAGCGAGTAGGACGGCGGCGCCCCGGCTTACATCAGGAAGGCGTAGCGAATCACAAACAGCGCCGCGAACACGTACAGCAGCGGATGTACCTGGCGGCCGCGGCCGGCGGCGAGCATCAACGCGGCGTAGGCGATGAAGCCGAAGGCGATCCCTTCGGTGATCGAAAAGGTGAACGGCATGGTCACGATCGCCAGGAATGCCGCCATCGCCGCCGGGGTGTCACTGAAGTCGACCCGGCTGATGCCGCGGATCATGAAGCTGCCGACCATGATCAGCGCCGGCGCTACGATCGGATACAGCGTCGCCTCGCCGACTCGCACCCCTTCGCCGGCCATCCGCGCCAGCGGTGCGCAGAACAACGCCGCGATGAACAAGGCGGCGGTAACCAAGTTGGCCAGCCCGCTGCGCGCTCCGGCAGCAATCCCGGCCGCGCTCTCGACGTAAGCCGTCACGGTCGAGGTCCCCAGCACCGTGCCGATAATGGTGCCGGCGGCATCGGTGGCCATCGCCTGGCGCGCGCGCGGCAGCCGGCCGTCTTGCAGAAAGCCGGCCTGCTCGGCCACCCCCACCAGCGTGCCGACCGTGTCGAACAAGCCGAGAAAGAACATCACGAAGATCACCGCCACCAAGTCGGGGCGCAACGCCGAGCGGATGTCGAGCTGGGCGAAGGTCGGGCCCAGCGCCGGTGGCGCGGCAAACACGCCGTGATACGGTACCAGCCCGAACGTCACGGCCGCGGCACCGGTGAGCACGGTGCCGATGAGAATGGCGCCGCGGTTGCCGCGAGCCACCAGCATGGCCGTCAGCAGCGTGCCCGCCGCCGCCACCAGCGTTACCGGATGGTGCAAGTGGCCGAGAGCGATGAATGTTCCCGGCGCCGGGCGCACCAGCCCGGCCCACTCGAAGCCGACCAGCGCGATCAGCAAACCGATGCCGGCGGCAATCGCGTGCTTGAGCGAATCGGGAATGATTTCCAACAAGCGCTCGC
This genomic window from Deltaproteobacteria bacterium contains:
- a CDS encoding NCS2 family permease; the encoded protein is MAALVERLFHLRRNGTDVATELIGGATTFVTLSYIIFVQPAVLATTGMDAGAVLAATCLSSAFATVLMGLWANYPIAVAPAMGHNFYFAFMVAGPVAAGGMGYSWQVALGANCVAGMVFLLLSLVGLRERLLEIIPDSLKHAIAAGIGLLIALVGFEWAGLVRPAPGTFIALGHLHHPVTLVAAAGTLLTAMLVARGNRGAILIGTVLTGAAAVTFGLVPYHGVFAAPPALGPTFAQLDIRSALRPDLVAVIFVMFFLGLFDTVGTLVGVAEQAGFLQDGRLPRARQAMATDAAGTIIGTVLGTSTVTAYVESAAGIAAGARSGLANLVTAALFIAALFCAPLARMAGEGVRVGEATLYPIVAPALIMVGSFMIRGISRVDFSDTPAAMAAFLAIVTMPFTFSITEGIAFGFIAYAALMLAAGRGRQVHPLLYVFAALFVIRYAFLM